The genomic stretch ccatgcttcctagatccaaacctatttgacaccacacccatacttcgaggtggcgcgccgcttttgggcgacgacctaacaacccttgcatatttttcactacacccgggtctagaaGATGTAGCGATGAATAAAAATATAAGCaatgaataaaaataaaataatagcaacaacaataataataatgctttaataataaaaaataactagttttaaacccgtgcaaaattgcacgggtatgtatttggaccggtattaatgtttttggatgaattttttttttttttttttttttttttttgcatttctattgtaattatctagttggtctaaatcagcgatctacataattaatgtttacacttgtttcaaatacgtgttcacatgcaatggtttaagaggaaataacgtaatatactattgtaaataaaatttgcctatataaaaaactttacatcccgaaaaaagaaatataatttaataatcaactttaacataggcaaattattctaaaaattaaaaattttcatGATAGTGGTTCTCGGGGATTTGACATTGATTGTTACGTATTTTCCGTAATCACCAAGTTTCTTGGAGGTATGAACACCTAAATTCGTCAAGCATAAAGGCAAAGACGaattatttcattaatttctgtAAAATATTCACATTATTTGTTATTCAATCCCGTAAGTAAATGTAATTTATtcacgtaattatgtaattttattagtaactatgtaattcagtccaattatatataattactttcatttattccgatttgtaattcattccgtttatatgcaatttcttttacttctgccgattatctatttatttcattaactatgtaattcagtccgattatatatgtaattgctttcatttattccgatttgtaattcattccgtttatatgcaatttcttttacttctgccgattatctatttatttcattaactatgtaattcagtccgattatatgtaattattttcatttatttcgatttttaattcattccgtttatatgcaattacttttacttctgccgattatctatttatttcataaaatatttTCTATGACAtaatttgtcgcatgtttgtcaGAGACGATTTAAAGAAATAAACTCTTTCCACGTAAACGGGACCTACCATTACCTGAATTTCctataaaaaaagaaaaagaaaaattgggTGAATGACGTGGCGCATCCTGTGTTGAGCATTGTCTTTtgcattaatatagataagattttttgattaaaaaattgaaaaagaaaacatTAAAAATTAATTTTTTCTCGTATTCTGAATTTGACTCGACCCGTAAACCAGTGAGTCGCATACCTCGACCCATATTTTACTCTACTCATATACCCCGCCTTACCAAACCCATTTGACAAGACTAATCTCAAGTTCTCAACCAATACAACCCGATCCATTGCATTGTAATCTCTGAACAGACAAGTTCGGTATTCCACGCGCGCTCTCTGTCTGTCTCATCGGTAATATTGTAGTAGTACTTGTTTTTCTACTTTTCGTTTTCAATTGATTTTGAACCTCTAATTTAATTACTCTTTCCCAATCTCATAGTTAAATTCTAAATTTTTCCGATCAAAGGGCAGGGATCATCATGGTTCGTAAGCGATTTCCGGAAGTTAAAACAGGTAAGAAATGAATGCACACcatgtgtttgatgaaatgcctaaACGACAGAATTATAAATGTACCTGACATTTTTTTGATGTTATGGATTTGAAGGTATTCACTGGGCTACTGTGATGAAAAAAATGGGTGTCGGAAAAGACGATTGGCCATTCTGGAAAGCGATAGGAAAAGGACTGTTATGCTCATATGCATTGTTTGGGGCAGTGTGGCTTTACAACGAGACATCGCCACTGGGGTGGTGGACGCTTAAGCCACGTCCTAAGGAGGAGAAAGAGCTAGCTCACTTgtacgagagacgggaattccctTACCCGGGTGATAAAGAGGCTATGGAAGAGTTTGTGGCAAAGGGAGGGATGATTGGTACTACTATTGGACCTAAAGGGATGGTCGAGACTGATAAGGATGCGCTCAATTATCAGAAGGCGTTGCAGGATAAGAAGTTTGATCAGGAGGCTCAGAAGCTGTGGTTTCGGATGAGGAATGAAGTGTTGGCTGAGCTCCAAGAGAAGGGGTTCGATGTCGAGTGATCAAGATGAATTTCTTAAATGCTGTGTACTGCTGTATGCATTTCTAATAATGATAACTTTGTTGCGTTAATCACTATACTATAGACGACTTTCCCTATTAACCTTCGGTGTTTTTTTATGGTTTGCTTGCCTTATGTTTGGGCATACTGAACTCCCATTAATATTAAGCAACAGGCGAATTGGTTCCTTTGTTTGTGGTTTATGATGATCGGAATTTGCATACTGTTATTAGTGTTATTGACGGAAATCAGCCCCATCAGAAGTTTGCACGCTTTTTGGTACATAGTTGCGGGGAAAACATTAAGAATCACGAGTCAAGACGGAGTTATGAAGGTTTATAGAGCTACTGCAACTGACCTTTGAAACATTGTCGATACAATTTTGCACAGTATCAAAGTATCTCGACTTGTTTTACAAAAATAACTCAAATTCTTTACAAAGACCACTCATCCTCTTTTATTTAGCACATGAAAATGAGCCTAAATTTCAATTTACAATCAAGTTGATGATTTTGTTCATTGTCAGTGTTGGTAGGGTTATTCCATACAAATGCTTGAGAATAATTCTGGTAATTCTGGTTAAACTGGAGTAGCTTTATTTGAATTGATGTACCTGACAACCATTGTTATTTCTTATTGATAGTTTCTCTGTAATATTGTACTGATGTTTGATGAATGCCCtgtttttattataaatatatACGATATATTATTGGATTTGATTCcacatttcttttaataataatgaGACCAATTACTATGAACAGAATCTATAGAACTTACGGAGTATTATACAGTGTCAAATCAAGTGAGTTAATTTTAGGCTTCGAGACTACTTGAAAATACAGTAATTATACTCAGACTAATTCACTCTTTATATATGCCCATTTCGATAAACTTTTTTGTAAGGTTAACTTCATGATAATTACTTTGAAATACTGTTGTTGTCCGGGTTTGAAATCTCGTAAATTGTAATTTGTAGACAAATGTGAGTTTATTAAAGTTGAGAAAACTATATTTAACAAAGGAAAATTAAGTGGTATGTCTTGCTCTCTTAATAGCAAAGAAAAAGATTGAATGGTGGTATTATTATTGTTTCGAAAAAAAAGGGCACCCACAAAAAAAGGAATAGAGAAGGTAAGGGTACAAACCAAAAAGTTGGCCTCCATTTCTTCTCTTTTGATTTCCTATCCTTTACAATTTACACCATTATTCTTAACTTGTTGCTGAAATTGGAGGTTCCATCGTAAAACTAATTATAATCGACCATGTGGTTATCTTTTTATGAATACAAAAGTAGCTCAACTTTTTGTTATCCTACATTTCCTTTAGCCATGCATGCATGCATGAAAACACATGAAATATAAATATTCTAATAATTTTGCcaaaaaattaaatataatattgtTGGTATTGAATAAGAGAAGAGATCTCAGAAAATGGAAGCAACAACGCGATTATTATGTGGGGGAGATATATTCAATCCGGTAATGTCAATGGGACTTCAATCCTCATTGATATTATCAGTTTCTCATATACTTCAGATTGCTGTTAGGTCTGTTGGTATTCCTACTCCTATTCCTCAAATTACTGTATGTTCCTTCaccttttttctcctttttttatttacGCTTAAAAGACCGTTGTATGATACCATCACTTAAAAACTAATTTAAGCATTTTAATTTTAAGGGCATTAAGTCAAGTGACCATTTTTTGTGAATAAGTGACCACTTTCAATTTTTATGAAAGATTAGTTTTTGACATAAATTGGTCATTATTTATATAAAGCGGTCATTTTTTATCTGTCGCACTATACAACGGTCGCACATAATAACTACTAATGTTTGAGTTAGTGTCATGATATACATGCAAGATTCTAGGTAAAATTCATGTGTAGATGTCACTGTAAGTGAATAAAGTCATGACTTGGATTCGAATACCATTTTAACATTAAATTTGTCATTGTAATGTAACTTCCTCTACCAAAAAAAATTTTGTTATCTAGTTGACAAATTTAATGTTAAAAAACAGTATTCGAATCCAAGTCATGAGCAACTATTATTTTCTGTCTTAAGGAGTATGATGAGATATAGGGTAAAACTCAGTATCAGTACCATCGGGTGGTGCAATCTCATTTTCCGTCTTGATGTATGAGTATATGTTTGTAGCAATTGTAGGCCTAAAATCATAAAAACACACAAACatgtatgagtatgttgttaTAATAGTTGCTAACCAAGATGAAAATGGTTAAACAGGCCGGGTTGCTAATCGGTCACTCTCTTTTGTCAAAGATAAAGATACTTGACAACTACTTCTTCCAGGCTGCATCAGCAGAGTACTACAATATCCTCGCCTTTTTCGGACGCACTTGTGTTGTTTTTTTAATTGGACTTGAACTCGATATCTCTTACTTGAGACGCCATCTTCACGCTGCTAGTATTATCGCTTCTGCTTCTGCTTTACCCTGCATTATCATTTCCGGAGCCATATCTTACATCATGTTTATTAACTTTAATGATCCAACAACCACCAATTTTGTAGCCTTTTTATTCATATTTTCGTTATCTGTGGCTAATAACGCTTCTCCTATCGTTATTCGCTTTGTGGCTGAGTTAAGACTTGGGACTTCTGACTTTGGACGTTTAGCGGTGTGTTCCTCGTTAATTAATGACACGACGTGCATATTATGTGGTGGTTTGGTGATGAAAATTGTTCAAGGAGGTGGTTTTAAATGGGGTTCATGGCTTTGGTCTTTGCTTTTCACTGCCATTATCTGCTATGTTGTTAGACGCATAGCGCTTTTGCTGAATCGACTCAATCCCGACCATCAGTATCTAAAGAATGCTCAAATTGTACCTCTGTTTCTTTTGGTCCTTCTTAGTGCAAGTTTTGTTGATAAATGGGGAGCTGCTAACAGCATGTTAACTGCATTGACTCTCGGAGTAACCTTCCCTCGCGAAGGTAAAACTGCTCGGACAATGATGCACAAGCTTTCGTATACTGTCTATACTTTT from Silene latifolia isolate original U9 population chromosome 2, ASM4854445v1, whole genome shotgun sequence encodes the following:
- the LOC141643271 gene encoding uncharacterized protein LOC141643271 gives rise to the protein MVRKRFPEVKTGIHWATVMKKMGVGKDDWPFWKAIGKGLLCSYALFGAVWLYNETSPLGWWTLKPRPKEEKELAHLYERREFPYPGDKEAMEEFVAKGGMIGTTIGPKGMVETDKDALNYQKALQDKKFDQEAQKLWFRMRNEVLAELQEKGFDVE